In the Solibacillus sp. FSL K6-1523 genome, one interval contains:
- the hprK gene encoding HPr(Ser) kinase/phosphatase: MIQVITKDVMEKFNLQLVSGQEGIGRYITTGDISRPGLEMAGYFTHYPANRVQLLGKTELSFFEMLPTVEKKERMKQLCSDETPAIIISRNMSVPQELIEASNENNVPVLVTPITTTRFSSRLTDFLESKLAPTTAMHGVLVDVYGIGVLIIGKSGVGKSETALELIKKGHRLVADDSVEIRQEAESMLIGSPPPLLEHLLEIRGIGIIDIMTLFGASAIRPYKRITLIVELENWDPEKFYDRLGLDEEKMKIIDTEVTKLTIPVQPGRNVSVIIEVAAMNYRLKKMGVNAAEEFSRRLDDMITANDEMDDY, from the coding sequence ATGATTCAAGTGATTACAAAAGATGTTATGGAAAAGTTTAACTTGCAGCTTGTAAGTGGACAAGAAGGAATTGGTCGATACATAACGACAGGCGATATTTCGAGGCCTGGTCTTGAGATGGCTGGCTACTTTACGCATTATCCTGCAAATCGAGTGCAGCTTTTAGGAAAAACGGAATTATCCTTTTTTGAAATGTTGCCAACAGTCGAAAAAAAGGAACGCATGAAACAACTTTGTTCGGATGAAACACCAGCGATTATTATTTCTCGCAATATGAGCGTGCCTCAAGAATTGATTGAGGCTTCCAATGAAAACAATGTGCCCGTTTTAGTGACACCGATTACTACGACAAGATTTTCAAGTCGCTTAACGGACTTTTTGGAAAGCAAGCTCGCACCAACTACGGCTATGCATGGTGTGCTTGTCGATGTATACGGAATAGGCGTATTAATTATTGGGAAGAGTGGCGTCGGAAAAAGTGAAACCGCATTGGAGCTTATTAAAAAAGGGCATCGTCTTGTAGCGGATGACAGCGTAGAAATACGCCAGGAAGCAGAAAGTATGCTCATTGGTAGCCCTCCACCATTATTAGAGCATTTACTTGAAATTCGGGGCATAGGCATTATTGATATTATGACACTATTTGGTGCAAGTGCTATTCGTCCATATAAACGAATAACGCTAATTGTCGAATTAGAAAACTGGGATCCCGAAAAGTTTTATGATCGTCTTGGTTTAGATGAAGAAAAAATGAAAATCATTGATACGGAAGTGACGAAGCTGACAATTCCAGTACAGCCTGGTCGAAATGTTTCGGTCATTATTGAAGTAGCGGCAATGAATTATCGTCTGAAAAAGATGGGCGTCAATGCTGCCGAAGAATTTTCACGTCGATTAGATGATATGATTACCGCAAATGATGAGATGGATGATTATTAA
- a CDS encoding c-type cytochrome gives MKKSLLTLIFGSALFLAACGGGDKDSSTGGETAEPNGEKLVVKSCATCHGGKLQGANAPALDKLGAKYSEQEILDIIINGTDKGMPAGLLRGEEAEAAANYLAGLK, from the coding sequence ATGAAAAAAAGTTTACTTACATTAATTTTTGGTTCGGCTCTATTTTTAGCAGCATGTGGTGGAGGCGATAAAGATTCATCTACTGGTGGCGAAACAGCGGAACCTAATGGTGAAAAATTAGTTGTGAAATCTTGTGCTACTTGTCACGGTGGTAAATTACAAGGTGCAAATGCTCCAGCATTGGACAAGTTAGGCGCAAAATATTCGGAACAAGAAATTTTGGATATTATTATTAATGGTACAGATAAAGGGATGCCGGCTGGTTTACTTAGAGGCGAGGAAGCTGAAGCTGCAGCAAACTATTTAGCAGGATTAAAATAA
- a CDS encoding YitT family protein, producing the protein MTELKSSSYNTVKDTILEYVFVLIGAAVVALGFNLFLFPNQVASGGVSGISTILNGLFGWNAGIVQYAFNIPLFIAGVLVLGKTFGLKSLVGTLTLPLFVIITGDWDAWTLNPLLGAIFGGIVVGLGIGLVFKGNASTGGTDLLAQIITKFTGLTLGTSVLLIDGVVAVSAALVFDLEKGLYALIGLYVTTKTIDIVQLGFSQSKMVYIITNDEDEVRDAIYKEIKRGVTKIPAIGGYTGKDRPVLMVVVYQTEFTKLKQVLKTVDPKAFVIVSDAYEVLGEGFKRV; encoded by the coding sequence ATGACAGAATTAAAAAGTAGCTCGTACAATACAGTGAAGGATACAATTTTAGAATATGTATTTGTACTTATTGGTGCGGCAGTTGTTGCACTTGGATTTAATCTGTTTTTATTTCCAAACCAAGTAGCATCTGGTGGCGTTAGTGGGATTAGTACGATTTTGAATGGTTTATTTGGTTGGAATGCGGGCATTGTCCAATATGCCTTTAACATTCCATTATTTATCGCTGGTGTACTCGTTTTAGGGAAAACATTCGGTTTGAAATCATTGGTCGGAACACTGACATTACCGCTTTTTGTAATTATTACAGGTGATTGGGATGCGTGGACGCTCAATCCTTTGCTCGGTGCTATTTTTGGCGGCATCGTTGTAGGGTTAGGAATTGGCCTCGTATTTAAGGGAAATGCGTCGACAGGTGGAACGGATTTACTTGCTCAAATTATTACAAAGTTTACGGGATTAACGTTAGGGACAAGTGTTTTACTTATTGATGGTGTTGTTGCGGTAAGTGCTGCACTCGTGTTTGATTTAGAAAAGGGCTTATATGCGCTTATTGGTTTATACGTTACGACCAAAACAATTGATATCGTACAATTAGGGTTTAGCCAGTCAAAAATGGTGTATATTATTACGAATGATGAAGATGAAGTTCGAGATGCAATTTATAAAGAAATTAAACGCGGTGTTACTAAAATTCCAGCAATCGGAGGATATACTGGAAAAGATCGCCCTGTATTGATGGTCGTCGTCTATCAAACAGAGTTCACAAAGCTGAAACAAGTGCTGAAAACAGTTGACCCGAAAGCATTTGTGATTGTATCGGATGCTTATGAAGTGTTGGGTGAAGGTTTCAAACGTGTATAA
- a CDS encoding EAL and HDOD domain-containing protein codes for MEVFIGRQPIFNAQEQVVAYELLYRNSEKNVFPMVDADTATVDVLINSFLSMGIDNVTNGKPSFVNFTENLLMDTTLDYINPSQVVIEVLEDVPITEELIQRIIELRKHGFRFALDDFIMNEEVLIYNDLFANVDYIKIDFLLTPILERMEIENKIKKQFPKIQLLAEKVETRKQYEVAKHSGYVLFQGYFFEQPQIIKSTEIPTNALQYFQIISILNDEEPNINLLAENIEREISLTYKLLQLINNSSKRSISKVRSIKQAILLLGLTELRKWIYLLAMREININKDDDVFIELMSASLFRAKVCEKIARLNYKENFSEYFLIGLFSLIDALLKRPMNDVLKYLPLSESIVETISGNDTEMQPYLQFSIALSKLEWARMNELAEGLNISKDCILPMYEEVKSWVADALIFD; via the coding sequence ATGGAAGTTTTTATAGGAAGACAACCAATATTTAACGCTCAGGAACAAGTGGTAGCCTATGAGCTATTATATAGAAATAGCGAAAAAAATGTATTTCCAATGGTCGATGCTGATACAGCAACTGTTGATGTTTTAATCAACTCATTTTTATCAATGGGCATAGATAATGTAACAAATGGGAAGCCCTCCTTTGTGAACTTTACAGAAAATTTATTGATGGATACAACGCTTGATTACATAAATCCATCTCAAGTCGTTATAGAAGTGTTAGAAGATGTTCCGATTACGGAAGAGTTAATTCAGCGCATTATAGAACTGCGAAAACATGGCTTTAGATTTGCGCTCGATGATTTTATTATGAATGAAGAAGTTTTGATATACAATGATTTATTTGCGAACGTTGATTATATAAAAATTGACTTTTTATTAACGCCAATATTAGAACGTATGGAAATTGAAAATAAAATTAAGAAGCAATTTCCCAAAATCCAATTATTAGCGGAAAAAGTGGAGACACGTAAGCAATATGAAGTGGCAAAGCATTCTGGCTATGTTTTATTTCAAGGCTATTTCTTTGAACAACCACAAATTATTAAATCGACAGAAATACCTACCAATGCCCTTCAATATTTCCAAATTATTTCGATTTTAAATGATGAAGAGCCGAATATTAATTTATTAGCTGAAAATATAGAACGTGAAATTTCTTTAACTTATAAATTATTACAGCTCATTAATAATTCATCAAAACGTTCAATATCAAAAGTACGCTCAATTAAGCAAGCGATTTTACTATTGGGACTAACAGAGCTACGAAAATGGATTTATTTATTAGCGATGCGTGAAATTAATATCAATAAAGATGATGATGTATTTATTGAGTTAATGAGTGCTTCCTTATTCAGAGCGAAAGTTTGTGAAAAAATTGCTCGTTTAAATTATAAAGAGAACTTTTCAGAGTACTTTTTAATTGGCTTGTTCTCATTAATTGACGCCCTTTTAAAACGTCCAATGAATGATGTTTTAAAATACTTACCGCTATCAGAAAGCATTGTGGAAACAATTAGTGGTAATGACACAGAAATGCAGCCTTATTTACAATTTAGTATAGCTTTAAGTAAGTTAGAGTGGGCTCGAATGAATGAGCTTGCAGAAGGGTTAAACATTTCAAAAGATTGCATACTCCCAATGTATGAAGAGGTAAAAAGTTGGGTGGCGGATGCATTAATATTCGATTAA
- a CDS encoding enoyl-CoA hydratase-related protein — MNMIQYEQKEFVAYITLNRPTMLNAFNFEMLEELRRVIESIQIHPDIRLVVITGAGEKAFSVGADLKERKTLPDAFVKRNLNRFGEVFSLIEQLPQPTICVLNGYAFGGGLELALACDFRIAADHITLGLTETSLGIIPGAGGTQRLPRLIGEAKAMELILTAARMNANEALSYGILTKVVSAENLHDATTDFATNILRNAPIAIQQAKFAIKQGMKTDIQTGLQIERKAYELTLPTEDRIEALNAFSEKRPPKFKGR; from the coding sequence GTGAATATGATTCAATACGAGCAAAAAGAGTTTGTTGCATATATTACGTTAAACCGTCCTACAATGCTGAATGCCTTTAACTTCGAAATGCTTGAAGAATTGAGAAGAGTAATTGAATCCATCCAAATTCACCCCGATATTCGACTTGTCGTTATTACAGGTGCTGGTGAAAAGGCCTTTTCGGTTGGAGCCGATTTAAAGGAACGTAAAACACTTCCTGATGCATTTGTAAAGCGAAACTTAAATCGCTTTGGTGAAGTATTTTCTTTAATTGAACAACTTCCTCAACCAACGATTTGTGTTTTAAATGGCTACGCATTTGGTGGCGGCTTAGAATTAGCACTTGCTTGTGATTTTCGCATTGCTGCCGATCATATTACATTAGGCTTAACCGAAACCAGTCTTGGTATTATACCTGGTGCTGGTGGCACGCAGCGTTTACCTCGTCTTATTGGAGAAGCAAAAGCAATGGAGCTTATTTTAACTGCGGCACGAATGAATGCAAATGAAGCATTAAGTTACGGTATCTTAACAAAAGTTGTATCAGCAGAGAACTTACATGATGCAACAACTGACTTTGCTACTAACATCTTACGCAATGCACCGATTGCAATTCAACAGGCAAAGTTCGCCATTAAACAAGGTATGAAAACAGATATCCAAACAGGGTTGCAGATTGAACGAAAGGCCTATGAACTTACTTTACCCACTGAAGACCGGATTGAAGCATTAAATGCCTTTTCAGAAAAACGCCCCCCTAAATTTAAAGGACGATAA
- a CDS encoding VTT domain-containing protein yields the protein MSIIYGLIDFILNIDEHLVEIIQQFGNWSYGILFGIIFVETGIVIMPFLPGDSLLFASGTMAALGAFNLTTLLIVFFVAAVIGDTVNYHIGKKVGMSIPEKSFIGRFINRERMEIAQKFFNKHGGKTIVIARFMPFIRTFIPFIAGASRMNYKYFLFYNVFGAFLWVMSCTLLGYFFGNIPIIKDNFSTVLILIIVISVLPAIIGAIGSRKKKAK from the coding sequence ATGTCAATAATTTATGGTTTGATTGATTTTATTTTAAATATTGATGAGCATTTAGTTGAAATCATTCAACAATTTGGGAACTGGTCTTACGGAATTTTATTTGGGATTATTTTTGTAGAAACGGGTATTGTTATTATGCCGTTTTTACCAGGAGACTCGCTTCTTTTTGCTAGTGGTACAATGGCGGCCTTAGGGGCATTTAATTTAACGACGCTATTAATTGTATTTTTTGTCGCTGCTGTTATTGGTGATACGGTCAATTATCACATCGGTAAAAAAGTTGGGATGTCGATTCCAGAAAAAAGTTTTATCGGACGCTTTATTAATCGAGAGCGCATGGAAATTGCCCAAAAATTCTTTAATAAACATGGTGGAAAAACGATCGTCATTGCCCGTTTCATGCCATTTATTCGTACATTTATTCCGTTCATCGCAGGTGCAAGCCGCATGAATTATAAATATTTCCTTTTTTATAATGTGTTTGGTGCATTTTTATGGGTAATGAGCTGCACATTATTAGGATACTTTTTCGGAAATATCCCGATTATTAAAGATAACTTCTCAACAGTTTTAATTTTAATAATCGTTATTTCAGTATTGCCAGCTATTATTGGGGCAATTGGTTCGAGAAAGAAAAAAGCGAAGTAA
- a CDS encoding S9 family peptidase: MTTYLTKEDLYRIQSITSPVLAPSEQEAVFVRTQINEKENNYNAHLFHIDLATNEVVQWTFGNEVITAPAWSPDGKQIAYLSNRNEKNQLFLMNRQGGEAQVLTTLPNGVQEFLWSPCGDKIWIASSVKRGLSITQEEEKEESKLLKPYIVDKMKYKADSVGLLQQNRFSQIATIDLKTKEITPFTEGDYAHSIQGISQDGKWLVISVNRVENTDDVFRTPLYLVNVETKEEKVLVEADGNYGGATFSLDDRYIAYRGADQSFLNATHRHIYVYDRETGLTQKLTESFDAPVGDYSVADTQQNVDAPAVMWTENNDLYFQVSTSGDVRLYYATLDGAIYPASPENEHIYGYMIFKNGNRALITASNATFPGELFDFDITTGEKKQLTTFNESFLNEVQLVTPEAISYASKDGTIVHGWMMKPAQFKEGEKYPLIVEIHGGPHTLYANTFFHELQLLAAQGYGVLYVNPRGSHGYSQVFVDAVRGDYGGGDYEDIMAGVDYALANYSWIDDNRLGVTGGSYGGFMTNWIVGHTNRFKAAVTQRSISNWISFNGVSDIGYYFSEWQMQADMANVEKLWKHSPLKYAAQVETPLLILHGERDFRCPIEQAEQLHVTLKRMGKEVEFVRFPECDHNLSRNGAPNLRLERLAQITGWFKQYLA; this comes from the coding sequence ATGACAACGTATTTAACAAAGGAAGATTTATACCGAATTCAATCGATTACAAGTCCAGTTTTAGCGCCAAGTGAACAAGAGGCTGTATTTGTTCGCACGCAAATAAATGAAAAAGAAAATAATTATAATGCACATTTATTCCATATCGATTTAGCTACAAATGAAGTCGTACAATGGACATTCGGCAATGAAGTGATTACAGCTCCTGCTTGGTCACCAGATGGGAAACAAATCGCTTACCTATCGAATCGCAATGAAAAAAATCAACTTTTCCTAATGAATCGTCAAGGTGGCGAAGCACAGGTACTTACGACGCTACCAAATGGCGTTCAAGAGTTTTTATGGAGCCCTTGTGGGGATAAAATTTGGATTGCTAGCTCAGTAAAAAGAGGGCTTTCCATTACACAAGAAGAGGAGAAGGAAGAATCTAAACTGCTAAAGCCTTACATAGTCGATAAGATGAAATATAAAGCGGATAGCGTTGGGTTATTGCAACAAAATCGCTTTTCACAAATTGCTACAATCGATTTAAAGACAAAAGAAATTACGCCATTTACAGAAGGGGATTATGCTCATTCTATTCAAGGCATTTCTCAGGATGGTAAATGGTTAGTCATTAGTGTGAATCGTGTAGAAAATACAGACGATGTTTTCCGCACACCACTTTATCTGGTAAATGTAGAAACGAAAGAAGAAAAAGTATTGGTAGAAGCAGATGGCAACTACGGAGGCGCAACATTTTCATTGGATGATCGTTATATTGCGTATAGAGGGGCAGATCAATCCTTCTTAAATGCTACTCATAGGCATATTTATGTATATGACCGTGAAACGGGTTTGACACAAAAATTAACAGAGAGCTTTGATGCCCCAGTTGGTGATTATTCAGTTGCTGATACGCAGCAAAATGTAGATGCGCCAGCCGTAATGTGGACTGAAAATAATGATTTGTATTTCCAAGTATCAACAAGTGGTGATGTACGTCTTTACTATGCAACATTGGACGGTGCTATTTATCCTGCATCACCTGAAAATGAACATATTTATGGCTATATGATTTTTAAAAATGGCAATCGTGCGTTAATAACGGCATCAAATGCTACGTTCCCAGGTGAGCTATTTGATTTTGATATTACGACAGGTGAGAAGAAGCAGTTAACGACATTTAATGAATCTTTTTTAAATGAAGTACAGCTTGTTACACCAGAAGCAATTTCATATGCATCAAAAGATGGCACAATTGTTCATGGTTGGATGATGAAACCAGCTCAATTTAAGGAAGGAGAAAAATATCCTTTAATTGTTGAAATTCATGGTGGACCACATACTTTATATGCCAATACATTTTTCCACGAGCTACAATTATTAGCGGCACAAGGCTATGGTGTACTTTATGTAAACCCTCGAGGTAGTCACGGTTATAGCCAGGTATTTGTGGATGCCGTGCGCGGTGATTATGGCGGTGGGGATTATGAAGATATTATGGCGGGTGTCGATTATGCATTGGCAAATTATTCATGGATAGATGACAACCGTCTTGGTGTAACCGGTGGAAGCTATGGTGGCTTTATGACGAACTGGATTGTAGGTCATACAAATCGATTTAAAGCTGCGGTCACACAACGTTCGATTTCAAATTGGATTAGCTTCAATGGTGTATCGGATATTGGTTATTACTTTTCGGAGTGGCAAATGCAAGCGGATATGGCTAATGTGGAAAAGCTATGGAAACATTCCCCGTTAAAATATGCTGCACAAGTTGAAACACCATTACTTATTTTGCATGGAGAACGTGATTTCCGTTGCCCAATCGAGCAGGCAGAGCAATTACATGTTACATTAAAGCGCATGGGTAAGGAAGTTGAATTTGTCCGATTCCCTGAATGTGATCATAATTTATCTAGAAATGGCGCACCAAACTTACGCCTTGAACGCTTAGCACAAATAACAGGGTGGTTTAAGCAATATTTAGCTTGA
- a CDS encoding fatty acid--CoA ligase family protein, whose translation MNLVENIRQQALEQPEKTAYYFLGQGTTYGEFEQTIARFAAALQDLGVQKGDHIAFLLGNTPHYLISLYATMRIGATAIPINPIYTPDEISYIIKNGDVKVVIALDMLLPLVEAGVQGFPQVTDYIICETTPDVAEKYAALSEAAKAKTKLFTQVLSATSHTVEPVAVDLDDTAIILYTSGTTGQPKGAMLTHENIYSNARDVGEYLKMTADDRVVTTLPVFHVFALTVVVNAPLMKGATLLLAPRFSPAEIFELTAAYKATIFAGVPTMYNFLYQYDGDANAFSSVRLAISGGASLPVTLLHSFEEKFNVRVSEGYGLSEASPVTCFNPTDRERKAGSIGTSVLNVENKVVDENGEEVPVGEVGELIVRGPNVMKGYYKMPEETAAAIRNGWLYTGDLARRDEEGYFYIVDRKKDMIIVGGYNVYPREVEEVLYSHTGIVEAAVVGFPDPNFGEAVHAYVVLKDHDTKVEDIQAYCAKHIVKYKIPTVIEIIDELPKNTTGKILRRSLKEAVKQ comes from the coding sequence TTGAATTTAGTTGAAAACATTAGACAACAAGCTCTCGAACAACCAGAAAAAACAGCGTATTATTTTTTAGGACAAGGCACTACTTATGGCGAGTTTGAACAAACGATTGCCAGGTTTGCCGCAGCTTTACAAGATTTAGGGGTACAAAAAGGGGATCATATTGCCTTTTTACTTGGCAATACACCGCATTATTTAATTTCGCTCTATGCAACGATGCGAATTGGTGCGACAGCGATCCCGATTAATCCCATTTACACACCGGACGAAATTTCTTACATTATAAAAAACGGTGATGTAAAAGTTGTTATTGCACTAGATATGTTATTACCACTTGTGGAGGCAGGGGTGCAAGGATTCCCGCAAGTGACGGACTATATCATATGTGAAACAACACCAGATGTAGCAGAAAAATATGCAGCTTTAAGTGAAGCAGCAAAAGCGAAAACAAAATTATTTACACAAGTACTAAGCGCGACAAGTCATACGGTCGAGCCAGTAGCTGTTGATCTAGATGATACAGCAATTATTTTATATACTTCGGGTACGACTGGTCAGCCAAAAGGTGCGATGCTGACACATGAAAATATCTATTCGAATGCGCGTGATGTTGGTGAATATTTAAAAATGACAGCGGATGACCGCGTCGTTACAACGTTGCCGGTGTTCCATGTATTTGCGTTAACGGTTGTCGTCAATGCGCCATTAATGAAAGGTGCAACGTTACTACTTGCACCGCGTTTTAGCCCAGCTGAAATATTTGAACTGACCGCTGCTTATAAAGCGACAATTTTTGCAGGCGTTCCGACAATGTACAACTTCTTATATCAATATGATGGCGATGCAAATGCATTTTCAAGTGTGCGTTTAGCCATTTCTGGTGGCGCTTCATTACCGGTAACATTGCTTCATAGTTTTGAAGAGAAGTTTAATGTCCGAGTGTCTGAAGGTTACGGTTTATCAGAAGCTTCACCCGTTACATGCTTTAACCCAACGGATCGCGAACGAAAAGCGGGGTCGATTGGGACATCCGTTTTGAATGTCGAAAATAAAGTCGTTGATGAAAACGGTGAAGAAGTTCCAGTAGGTGAAGTAGGAGAATTAATTGTCCGTGGACCAAATGTGATGAAAGGCTATTATAAAATGCCTGAAGAAACAGCGGCGGCAATTCGTAACGGGTGGCTATATACAGGCGACTTAGCGAGACGTGATGAAGAAGGTTATTTTTATATTGTTGATCGAAAAAAAGATATGATTATTGTCGGCGGTTACAATGTTTATCCGCGAGAAGTTGAGGAAGTGCTCTACTCGCATACAGGCATTGTCGAAGCGGCCGTAGTAGGGTTCCCAGATCCAAATTTTGGTGAAGCTGTACATGCATACGTTGTCTTGAAAGATCATGATACGAAAGTGGAAGATATTCAAGCTTACTGTGCAAAGCATATCGTGAAATATAAAATTCCAACAGTGATCGAAATTATCGATGAGTTACCCAAAAATACAACGGGGAAAATTTTACGCCGTTCATTAAAAGAAGCTGTGAAACAATAA
- a CDS encoding ABC transporter permease: MTFLQFAYRNVFRNFRNYAAFFMASFFSVFVFFIYSMVMFHPEIERGFLGEVSIAGMVLAEVILVLFSWFFIFYSMRAFLEARAKEFAIFLHLGMSRNQLSKLIFIETMTIGILSCISGILFGFAFSKFFFMIVREILNLTDLPLYLSWEPFVLTLFVYLSAFTVISVISVIFTPNIKIIDVLKGPKIVDVSDAYSKKQAFFGVFLIALGYFLALITTKSSIFNYTLLVPIFVTVGTYFFFTDTTLYFMDLIKRRKQYYWKKSRMLAIAEQVQIVRGNSGMFFIVTLVSTMAFLTVGILSAMSSYTSQYDKLNPLGMIYKGEVDNPYEREHIVSLIESLEDNGISYQMTRFSVKRQTSSFTSNPVEVFRETDVNHLLFSYKYPLVNLKSGEAMFIPYSEDSIKDLANTVVETTLVENNVELTINSVYPKMFFPTAIISSNSIIISDEDYENLINPFAHYLNLKPGYHLFTFDIPKWMETKEIGVDIHHMVAREYVLSDVYSLPFYYENTGLNYSYILATYSLFTLVGILVVAVFLLASGSFVYFKLYANLDQKKKQFNMLKRIGLTDREMKNLVTRFLCIQFFLPWGLALVHSAFAFLVIQTVLHDVMNLSIVKEGVISFTLIGCIQIVYFFLIRWRYISHIRA; encoded by the coding sequence GTGACTTTTCTTCAATTCGCTTACCGTAACGTTTTCCGTAATTTTCGTAACTATGCAGCATTTTTTATGGCGAGTTTCTTTTCTGTCTTTGTTTTTTTCATTTATTCCATGGTCATGTTTCATCCTGAAATTGAAAGAGGTTTTCTAGGGGAAGTTTCCATCGCGGGAATGGTGTTGGCAGAAGTCATATTAGTGTTGTTTTCATGGTTTTTTATTTTTTATTCAATGCGTGCATTTTTAGAGGCCCGTGCAAAGGAATTTGCTATTTTTTTACATTTAGGCATGAGCCGTAATCAATTGAGCAAATTAATCTTTATTGAAACGATGACAATCGGTATTCTTTCATGTATTTCAGGAATTCTTTTTGGTTTCGCATTTTCGAAATTCTTTTTCATGATTGTACGTGAAATTTTAAATTTAACGGATTTGCCTTTGTATTTATCATGGGAACCATTTGTTTTAACGCTATTTGTTTATTTAAGTGCGTTCACAGTTATTTCAGTAATTAGCGTTATATTCACGCCAAATATTAAAATTATTGACGTATTAAAGGGACCGAAAATTGTTGATGTTTCGGATGCCTATTCCAAAAAACAAGCTTTCTTTGGGGTTTTTTTAATCGCATTGGGCTATTTTTTAGCGCTAATTACGACGAAATCATCCATTTTTAATTACACGCTGCTCGTCCCGATTTTTGTGACAGTCGGGACGTATTTTTTCTTTACGGATACGACACTTTATTTTATGGATCTTATTAAAAGACGAAAACAGTATTATTGGAAAAAGTCACGGATGCTGGCAATTGCTGAGCAGGTGCAAATTGTGCGTGGAAATTCAGGGATGTTCTTTATCGTAACACTTGTATCAACAATGGCTTTTTTGACGGTCGGTATTCTGTCGGCGATGTCTTCTTATACTTCGCAATACGATAAACTGAATCCACTCGGGATGATTTATAAAGGGGAAGTTGACAATCCGTATGAACGAGAACATATTGTATCGTTAATTGAAAGCCTTGAGGACAATGGCATTAGCTATCAAATGACCCGTTTTTCGGTAAAGAGACAAACTTCCTCGTTCACATCAAATCCTGTGGAGGTTTTTAGAGAAACTGATGTGAACCATCTATTGTTCTCATACAAGTATCCGCTCGTTAATTTAAAAAGTGGAGAAGCTATGTTTATTCCATATTCAGAGGATTCAATAAAGGATTTAGCAAATACAGTTGTTGAAACGACGTTAGTGGAAAACAACGTCGAGCTGACAATTAATAGTGTGTATCCAAAAATGTTTTTCCCAACAGCTATTATAAGCAGTAACTCAATTATTATTAGTGACGAGGATTATGAAAACTTAATCAATCCGTTTGCTCATTATCTAAACTTGAAACCTGGCTATCACCTTTTCACATTCGATATACCAAAATGGATGGAGACAAAAGAAATCGGTGTCGACATTCATCATATGGTCGCGAGAGAGTATGTATTAAGCGATGTGTATTCACTTCCATTTTATTATGAAAATACGGGATTAAATTATTCTTATATATTAGCAACCTACTCTTTATTTACCCTTGTAGGGATTCTTGTTGTCGCTGTTTTTTTACTTGCTTCAGGAAGTTTTGTGTATTTTAAATTATATGCAAACTTAGATCAGAAGAAAAAACAATTTAATATGTTAAAGCGAATTGGCTTAACAGATCGCGAAATGAAAAATTTAGTCACTCGTTTTTTATGCATTCAATTTTTCCTTCCTTGGGGGCTAGCCCTCGTGCATAGTGCATTCGCGTTCCTTGTCATTCAAACGGTGTTACATGATGTGATGAATCTTTCCATCGTAAAAGAAGGGGTTATTTCCTTTACACTGATTGGATGCATTCAGATTGTCTATTTCTTTTTAATACGCTGGCGTTATATTTCACATATTCGAGCATAA